The genomic stretch CTTCTAAATTTACTAGCAAACATGTTGATTAGCAAAATCTCACAGCACTGAATACAAGTAGGACTGGCAATTTACTGCACTGAACACAAGTAgaaaaatctccaccaatgcacATAACACATAGTTCAAGAATACATCAAGTTACACAAGTAAATTGAagcaaaagttttaaaaaattgaagacAAATTAAGGAATAAAACTTCATAAATTAGTGCATCAATCAAAAACTTTTTCACCTCCAAATTTTGAGAAATACAGTGCTGCTTACCTCTGGAATGGGCTGTCGGATTACATATTCCATGGCAACACCAATTAAAATCCTCCAAGTGATCTTGCACTACATATTGAAGACTAATAATAAGAATTGAAAGTATTTCAAAACTCAAATGCCCCTGCACTGTTTTGGATTCCATTAATACAAATTACATAACAAGAACATGAACTCTATAGCACAAATTCAATCGTACAcaatagaagaacaaaaaaTCTTTGCCCCTAATGCAATAATAAAACCAGAGAGAATACAGAGCAAAGCATCCATTCAATTCACGAAACTATGAAGTTAGAATTCACATTCTCTGAGAAACTCACCTTCGATGAAAAGAGAATCGTGAAGTCTACGACACGAAGTCCACGAACAGTAAAGCCTCCTATTCCTACTACAGTCCACGAGTTCACCTGCGCCACAACACATCATCACCCAAATTATTGTACCAAATCCCAAATTAAAAACACTAAAATCGGAACCCTAAAATCGGAAATTCAATACATACCTTCTCGATGATGGTGAGCGCAGAGAGGACGATGCCGAGCGCAGAGACGAC from Arachis stenosperma cultivar V10309 chromosome 9, arast.V10309.gnm1.PFL2, whole genome shotgun sequence encodes the following:
- the LOC130951785 gene encoding uncharacterized protein LOC130951785 isoform X3, with the protein product MLPIVVSALGIVLSALTIIEKVNSWTVVGIGGFTVRGLRVVDFTILFSSKCKITWRILIGVAMEYVIRQPIPEVVEDLCECYFGPSFELLSHDKIEH
- the LOC130951785 gene encoding uncharacterized protein LOC130951785 isoform X5 produces the protein MLPIVVSALGIVLSALTIIEKVNSWTVVGIGGFTVRGLRVVDFTILFSSKGHLSFEILSILIISLQYVVQDHLEDFNWCCHGICNPTAHSRGD
- the LOC130951785 gene encoding uncharacterized protein LOC130951785 isoform X2; the encoded protein is MLPIVVSALGIVLSALTIIEKVNSWTVVGIGGFTVRGLRVVDFTILFSSKGHLSFEILSILIISLQYVVQDHLEDFNWCCHGICNPTAHSRVDFLRFSISAECD
- the LOC130951785 gene encoding uncharacterized protein LOC130951785 isoform X6: MLPIVVSALGIVLSALTIIEKVNSWTVVGIGGFTVRGLRVVDFTILFSSKCKITWRILIGVAMEYVIRQPIPEVIRVPNPHYQEQNT
- the LOC130951785 gene encoding uncharacterized protein LOC130951785 isoform X1 gives rise to the protein MLPIVVSALGIVLSALTIIEKVNSWTVVGIGGFTVRGLRVVDFTILFSSKCKITWRILIGVAMEYVIRQPIPEVVEDLCECYFGPSFELLSHDKVSEMFNGTFICSADHPVPP
- the LOC130951785 gene encoding uncharacterized protein LOC130951785 isoform X4, with translation MLPIVVSALGIVLSALTIIEKVNSWTVVGIGGFTVRGLRVVDFTILFSSKGHLSFEILSILIISLQYVVQDHLEDFNWCCHGICNPTAHSRGSGRSL